One window from the genome of Hyperolius riggenbachi isolate aHypRig1 chromosome 6, aHypRig1.pri, whole genome shotgun sequence encodes:
- the DDOST gene encoding dolichyl-diphosphooligosaccharide--protein glycosyltransferase 48 kDa subunit: MMAATLCSSLLLLLGALLGVQAAPRTLVLLENINLRETHSLFFRSLADRGFDLTFKTADDPSLSLIKYGEFLYDNLIIFSPSVEDFGGNINVETISSFIDGGGSVLVAANSDIGDPLRELGSECGIEFDEEKTAVIDHHNYDISDPGQHTLIVADADYLLKAPTIVGKSVLNPILFRGVGMVADPDNPLVLDILTGSSTSYSFFPDKPITQYPHAVGKNTLLIAGLQARNNARVVFSGSLDFFSDAFFNSAVQKAAPDSTRYSKTGNYELAVALSRWVFKEEGVLRVGPVAHHRVGEKEPPSAYTITDLVEYSVVIEKLSDGKWVPFDGDDIQLEFVRIDPFVRTFLKKNGGKYSVQFKLPDVYGVFQFKVDYNRLGYTHLYSATQVSVRPLQHTQYERFIPSAFPYYASAFSMMFGLFIFSIVFLHMKEKEKSD; this comes from the exons ATGATGGCTGCTACCCTGTGCTCctcgctgctgctgttgctgggcgCCCTGCTGGGGGTGCAGGCGGCTCCCCGCACTCTGGTGCTGCTGGAGAACATCAACCTGCGGGAGACCCACTCCCTGTTCTTCCGCAGCCTGGCTG ACCGTGGCTTTGACCTCACATTTAAAACAGCAGATGATCCAAGCCTCTCTCTGATCAAGTATGGAGAGTTTCTGTATGACAACCTGATCATCTTCTCACCGTCCGTGGAAG acTTTGGTGGGAATATCAATGTGGAGACAATTAGTTCATTCATTGATGGCGGAGGCAGTGTCCTTGTTGCAGCCAATTCTGACATTG GGGATCCCCTGCGGGAGCTGGGCAGCGAGTGCGGCATCGAGTTTGACGAAGAGAAGACGGCGGTTATCGATCACCACAACTACGACATCTCTGACCCCGGACAG CACACTCTGATTGTAGCCGATGCCGATTACCTCCTGAAAGCCCCGACCATCGTGGGGAAGAGCGTGCTGAACCCCATTCTCTTCAGAGGGGTCGG CATGGTGGCCGATCCGGACAATCCTCTGGTGCTGGACATCCTCACCGGCTCCTCCACCTCTTACTCCTTCTTCCCAGACAAGCCCATCACTCAG TATCCTCATGCGGTTGGTAAGAATACCCTCCTGATCGCCGGACTCCAGGCCAGAAACAACGCCCGAGTCGTGTTCAGCGGCTCGCTAGACTTCTTTAGTGATGCGTTCTTTAATTCTGCTGTGCAGAAAGCGGCTCCGGACTCTACCAG GTATTCCAAGACTGGGAACTATGAGCTGGCCGTGGCTCTCTCCCGCTGGGTGTTTAAGGAGGAGGGGGTGCTGAGGGTTGGCCCTGTCGCTCATCACAGAGTCGGAGAAAAAGAACCTCCCAGCGCCTACACCATCACCGATCTGGTG GAATACAGCGTCGTCATTGAGAAGCTGTCCGATGGCAAGTGGGTTCCCTTTGACGGTGACGATATCCAGCTGGAGTTTGTCCGCATCGACCCCTTCGTCCGAACCTTCCTGAAGAAGAATG GTGGAAAATACAGCGTCCAGTTCAAACTGCCGGATGTCTATGGCGTGTTCCAGTTCAAAGTGGACTATAATCGCCTGGGATATACTCACCTCTACTCTGCCACACAG GTGTCAGTGCGTCCCCTACAGCACACCCAGTACGAGCGCTTCATCCCGTCCGCCTTTCCATATTACGCCAGCGCCTTCTCCATGATGTTCGGCCTCTTCATCTTCAGCATCGTCTTCCTGCATATGAAGGAGAAGGAGAAATCAGACTGA